One Silene latifolia isolate original U9 population chromosome 4, ASM4854445v1, whole genome shotgun sequence DNA segment encodes these proteins:
- the LOC141651348 gene encoding F-box protein SKIP23-like — MANWSKLPLDIWQKIGELIEFYEDVDAFTRVCSDWRKAMKIAKRQKPPAQTPWLLLAESPCTSKRRLYSLYNNKVLSVELPKPSTTCGQTEDDEDISLSLLFPPDKDEDGLGDWRYFSSRGWLICVTQIGLNITLINPITKQVVQPPAIPDDIIGHRSDLWNWEPDMYLYMFSKFELSANPSTNSEFVLTMIFPCNIFLAFWKNGDTKWTMLETHYAQFLDVIFYRGEFYALEQYGKIIAVGNSSPPATPRLVANLEFPHTYPSSSYLVESAGKFFDGFKAIRKFRYLYSGASMLQSVGDKC; from the coding sequence ATGGCAAACTGGAGTAAGCTACCATTAGACATATGGCAGAAAATTGGCGAGTTAATAGAATTTTACGAAGATGTTGATGCATTTACAAGAGTTTGTAGTGATTGGAGAAAAGCAATGAAGATTGCAAAAAGACAAAAGCCGCCAGCCCAAACTCCTTGGTTATTACTTGCCGAATCACCATGCACGTCCAAGCGTCGGTTATACAGCCTCTATAACAATAAGGTTTTGTCCGTTGAACTACCTAAGCCATCAACCACATGTGGTCAGACCGAGGATGATGAAGACATAAGCCTCTCTCTGTTGTTCCCACCGGACAAGGATGAGGACGGGCTCGGTGACTGGAGGTACTTCTCTTCCCGTGGTTGGCTTATATGTGTCACCCAAATTGGTTTGAATATCACCCTAATAAATCCAATAACTAAGCAAGTTGTTCAGCCCCCGGCCATTCCTGACGATATCATTGGGCATCGCTCGGACTTATGGAATTGGGAACCTGACATGTACCTCTACATGTTTTCCAAATTTGAACTATCAGCAAATCCGTCAACCAATAGTGAGTTCGTCTTAACCATGATATTTCCCTGCAATATCTTTTTGGCTTTCTGGAAGAATGGAGATACAAAATGGACCATGCTCGAAACACATTATGCGCAATTCTTGGACGTCATATTCTACCGGGGAGAATTCTACGCCCTGGAGCAATATGGCAAAATTATAGCGGTTGGAAATTCAAGCCCCCCAGCAACACCGAGGCTCGTGGCAAATTTAGAGTTCCCACATACATACCCAAGCTCATCTTACTTGGTCGAATCAGCTGGAAAGTTCTTTGATGGTTTTAAAGCAATTAGAAAATTCCGGTACCTATACAGTGGAGCTTCAATGCTTCAAAGTGTGGGAGATAAATGTTGA
- the LOC141653399 gene encoding uncharacterized protein LOC141653399, with protein MSYVMKTLTKKKEVDSMIRDTIDKVLVLRFGRPSDSSCLHLDDILAKSARDVSKFANIALVDIDSEDVQVYVKYFDITLIPSTIFFFNAHHMKMDSGTADHSKWIGAFYKKQDFIDVVEAIYRGAMKGKLIVTCPLPPERIPKFQLLYKGV; from the exons ATGAGTTACGTGATGAAGACGCTAACGAAGAAGAAGGAGGTGGACTCCATGATCCGAGACACCATTGATAAAGTTCTCGTTCTTCGTTTTGGTCGTCCGTCGGATTCCTCTTGCCTCCACCTCGATGACATC TTGGCGAAATCTGCTCGGGATGTCTCTAAGTTTGCTAATATTGCGTTGGTTGATATTGACTCAGAGGATGTACAGGTGTATGTCAAGTACTTTGACATCACATTGATACCTTCCACTATCTTTTTCTTCAATGCTCATCATATGAAGATGGATTCAGG GACTGCCGATCACTCTAAATGGATAGGAGCATTCTACAAAAAACAGGATTTTATTGATGTTGTCGAG GCAATATATAGAGGGGCCATGAAAGGCAAACTGATTGTGACCTGTCCTTTGCCGCCTGAAAGAATACCAAAATTCCAGTTGTTATACAAGGGCGTTTAG